The Stenotrophomonas sp. ASS1 genome segment GAGGCCTGGATCGCCTCGGATGATGCATTCCCGGTAGACGAACTGCCCGCCATTGAAGGTGTCTGCGTGCTCCGCCTCGCCACCGGTGACGTGCCGTTGCTGCAGCAGGCGCGCCAACTGCGGCCGGAACCCGGCAGCACGGTCTGGGCGGCCGGCGAGCGCGAGGAAATGCGTGCCCTGCGCCGCCACTTCATCGAAACGGTCGGCCTGCCACGCAGCGACGTTGCCGTGGCCGGCTACTGGAAACGTGGCGAGACCACCACCGAGACCGACCAGCGTCGCCGCCGCAACTACGAGCGCGTGCTGGCACGCGGCGGTGGCCTGCAGGACCTCGACGACCTCGCCGACGATATCTGATCCACCCCGCAGTATCCGCGCCCCGCGCTTCGTTCCACCCAGCCACAGATCGCCCACGCACCTCGCGTGCAGCACTGCCACACCGGCAGTGCCGTGCCCTCTGCCAGCCATTCCACAGCCCGCGTCGTCCTGCCCCTGCAGGTCACAGACGGCGCCGTGCTGGCCGATCGCACGACCCACCACACGAGAACCGCCATGTCCCTCCCCCTGCGAACCCTGCCCCTCCCACGCCGCTCGGCGCTGTCTCTGGCCGCCCGTGCGGCGTTGCTGCCCACCCTGCTGATCGCCACCGCCGCACACGCCAACGATGCACCTGATGGCGCCCGCCAGTTGCCCACCGTGAACGTGCGCGCCGACAAGACCGCACCCACCGATACCTACGCCGGCGGCCAGGTCACGCGCGGCAGCGGCGTCGGCCTGCTCGGCGAGCTCGACTTCATGGACACGCCGTTCAACACCACACGCTACACCGCCGAATTCATCGACAACATCCAGGCGCCGGACCTGGTGCGGGTCATCGCACTGACCGACCCCAGCGTCTACAACAGTGGCTCCAGCGGTGGCATCACCGACTACTTCAACATCCGCGGTTTCGGTGTCGCCTCGTCGGATATCGGCTTTGGTGGCCTGTACGGGCTGATCCCCTACTACCGCGTCACTCCCGAACTGGCCGAGAACATCGAGGTCCTGAAGGGTCCGTCCGCGCTGCTCAACGGCATGCCGCCGGGCGGCTCGGTGGGCGGTGCGGTGAACGTGGTACCCAAGCGTGCAGGCGACACACCGCTGACCCGCTTCACCGCCAGCTACGGCAGCGACGCGCAGTGGGGCGGTCACCTGGATGTCGGCCGCCGCTTCGGCGCGGACAAGCAGTTCGGCGTACGCCTCAATGCCGTGCATCGCGACGGCGACACCGCCACCGACCACCAGCAGCACAAGACGCAGCTCGCATCGCTCGGCCTGGACTGGCGTGGTGAGCGCTCGCAGGTGTCGCTGGACCTGTTCAGCAGCCGCGACCATGTGGATGGCCTCAACCGTGGCGTCTCGCTGGCGCCCGGCCTGGCCGTGCCCCGCCCGCCGAAAGCCAGCACCCTGTTTGCACCGGACTGGACCTTCAGCACCGTCAAGGACCAGGCCGCCGCACTGCGCTGGTCGTTCGACATCAATGACTACCTGCAGGCGCATGCCAGCTACGGCCACGGCCATACCGATTTCGACTCCATCGCCAGTGCTACCACGCTGATCACCATCACCGCCGGCGACTTCCGCAACAACTTCGCCCACCAGCGCTTCATCTACAGCAAGGACACCGCCGAAGCCGGATTGTCGGCGCGTTTCCGCACCGGCGCGGTCGATCATGCGCTGGCGATCAGTGCGGCCTGGTACCAGCACGACCAGAAGTTCGGCTTCAAGCGAAACCTGCTGGCCCGCGATTGGGTAACCAATATCTACAACCCGCAGTGGGGCCCTGCCATCGACCGCAGCTTCAGTGATGCGTCGCTGCCGAAGACCGCGGAAGTGCGCACCACCAGCTTCGGCATCGCCGATACGCTGTCCTTCATCGATGATCGTGTGCAGCTGACCCTGGGCATCCGTCACCAGACCGTGCTCAGCGATACCTTCGATGGCGGCACAGGCAAGCGCACCGCACGCTACGACGCCAGCGCCAACACCCCGGCCGGTGCACTGCTGTTCAAGGCCAGCGACCGCCTGTCACTGTATGCCAACTACATCGAAGGCCTGAGCCAGGGCAGCAACGCCCCGGCAACCGCCGCCAACGCGGGCGACGTGTTCCCGCCGTTCAAGACCCGCCAGCGCGAGGTCGGTGCCAAGCTCGACTTCGGCCGCTTGGCCAGCGCATTGAGCGTGTACGAGATCGAAAAGCCCAGCTCCTATACCGACCCGACCACGAATGTCTTCTCGTTCGGAGGCCAGCAACGCAACCGGGGCGTGGAATGGACCGTGTTCGGCCAGGCCACCGAACAGCTGCGCGTGCTCGGTGGCATCGGCTGGCTGCAGCCGAAGCTGACCCGTACCCAGGGCGGTATCAACGAAGGCCGGTTGGCGACGGCCACACCGCAATGGCAGGGCAAGCTGGGCGTCGAATGGGACGTGCCGACCGTGGCCGGCCTCACCCTCACCGGCAACGCGGTCAGCCTGTCCAAGGGCTACATCACTGCTGACAACAGCCAGTGGGTGGCGGACCGCACCGTGTTCGATCTCGGTGCCCGCTATGCGACGCAAGCGGCCGGCCATCCGCTGGTACTGCGTGCCACCGTGCAGAACGTGACCAACAAAGCGTACTGGGCCGGCAGCCTCGGCTCGGGGCTGGGCACGCCACGCACCGCCCTGCTGTCGGCCACCGTCGATTTCTGATCCTGGTTTCAAGGGCGCCACGCCATTGCGCGTGGTGCCCTGGAGAAGTGCTTTGACCGTTTCCCGTACCGCTTCCGTGCTGACCTGGCTGCCCCTGGTCTCACGCATCGTCGCCGCGCTGTTCGGCGGTTATGTGCTGGCCGCGCTGTGCAGCATCGCCGCACTGGCGCTGCCCATCGATGGCCGCCAGGCCGTGTTCACCGGCATGCTGGCCAGCTTCCTTCTATATGCGGGCGCCGTAGTCTGGGTGTTCGCGGTGCGCTCGGCGTGGCGCGCATGGATCGGGCTGATCGTGATCGCCCTGCCGCTGTGGCTGGTCGCGCAAACGGTCAGCCGGGGAGCGGGCGCATGAGCAAGGTCGATCGCACCCCCAAGCCACGCGGCATCCGCCAGACCATGTCCGACCTGCATATCTGGGTCGGGCTGCTGGCCGGCTGGATCCTGTACGCGATGTTCCTCACCGGCACCGCCAGCTACTTCCGCGACGAGCTCTCGCGCTATACCCGCCCGGAAATCGCCACACCGTCCACGTTGCCGGATGCCGCTATCGTCACGCAGCGCACCGTCGCCACGATCATGGCCGACACGCCTGCGGCCAGCCAGATCAACCTCAGCCTGCCGAGCACGCGCATGCCGTGGGTGTCGGCGATGTGGGCCGGCCCGGGTGGGCGTGGCCGGCATGGTTTCGACTCGGGCCTGTTCGATGCCAGCACCGGCGCGCCGCTGCAGGCACGTGACACCGGCGGCGGCGACTTCTTCTATGCCTTCCATTTCAACCTGCATTACATGCCGGCCATGTGGGGTCGCTGGATCGTCGGCCTGTGCGCGATGTTCATGCTGGTGGCCATCGTCAGCGGCGTGATCACCCACAAGAAGATCTTCGCCGACTTCTTCACCTTCCGTTGGGGCAAGGGCCAGCGCTCGTGGCTGGATGGTCACGCGGCACTCTCGGTACTCGGCCTGCCTTTCCATTTCATGATCACCTGGAGCGGGCTGGTGATGCTGGCGGTGCTGTACATGCCGTGGGGCCTGGCCAAGCTGCCTGACAAGCGCCAGCAGGCCGAGGTGGTCAGCGAGATGCGCCTATTCCTGCCGCCGCAGAAGGCCGCCGGCCACCCTGCTCCGCTCACCAACGTCGGTGCACTGGTGCAGCAGGCCGAGCAGCGCTGGGGAGCTGGCGCGGTGGGCAGCGTGCAGGTGCAGAATCCCGGCGACGAGAACGCACGCGTGGCCGTGGTGCGTGCGCAGTCCAGCCGTGTTTCGACCACCCCGAACTATCTGCTGTTCGACGGCAGCGGTGGGCAGCTGCTGCAGATCAAGGAACACTCGGGCGTTGCCGCCGATACCCAGGGCGTGCTGTATGGCCTGCACCTGGGCCGCTTCGCCGATGCCGCCCTGCGCTGGCTGTACTTCATCGTCAGCCTGGCCGGCACGGCCATGGTCGGCACCGGGCTGGTGCTGTGGACGGTCAAGCGCCGTGCGCAGCTGCCTGATCCGCAGCGCCCCTACTTCGGCTTCCGCTTGGTCGAGCGTCTCAACATCGCCACCGTCGCCGGCCTGTCGGTGGCGATGACCGCCTACCTGTGGGCGAATCGCCTGCTGCCCGTTGCCATGGACGCGCGCGCGGCGTGGGAGGTGCATGTGTTCTTCCTGGCCTGGGCGGGCATGTTCGTGCATGCAACGCTGCGTACACCCAAGCGCGCATGGATCGAACAGTTCCTGCTGGCGGCGTTGCTGCTGGCGCTGCTGCCGGTGCTGACCGCGGTGACCACGCCGCATCCGCTGTGGCGCACGCTGGCCTCGGGCGATTGGGCATTCGCTGGCACCGACCTGACCCTGCTGGCATTGGCCGCCCTGCACACGCTGCTGGCCTGGCGCACCTGGCGGCATGCGCCGAAGGTGAAACGCGCCCGGCCGTCTGCCGCGTCACGCACTGCGGCACCGGAGGCCAGCGCATGATCCACGTCATTCTGTTCGTGTTGTCGCTGGCCGCGTTCGCCTGCCTGGCACTGGCGATGGAGCGTCATCAGCGGGACGTATTGCGTCGTGTGCTGAGCGCGCAGGCAACCCAGCAGCTGCGCGCGATTGGCTGGGCACTGCTGGTGTTCAGTACCGTGTTTGCCATGCGCGGGTTGGGCGTGGGTTTCGGTCTGGCTGCGCTGTCCGGTCACACCAGCGTTGCCGCGGGCGTGGTGGTGTTGGCGATGGTGGTGCATGGGCGGTGGAATCGGTAGCTGCCCACCTTGGTGGGCATTGGTGAAAGCGACGCCAACCAAGGTTGGCGACTACCGGGCCTGCGCGGCGTTGCTTTGGTAGCGGCCCACCTTGGTGGGCACCGGGAGCGATAGGTGCCAATTCGCCGCTCGGCTCTACAGAAAAGCTGCCATGCGCTGCAGCTCATCTTCCAACGCGCCACGAAATACCTTGTCGCGGGCCAGTGACTTGCCGGCGTAGCCCACGCTGGACGCCAGTTCACCATCGCGCGCACTGAGATTGGCCCAGCCCACCACCTGGTCGTGCCACAGCACCGGCAACGCGTAGTAACCGTACTGGCGCTTCGGCGCAGGCGTGTAGGCCTCGAACTTGTAGACCCAGCCCCACAGCAGCTCGAAGCGGCGGCGGTCCCACACCACGGGATCGAACGGGGCTAGCAGGCGCACCTGCTCATCCGGTGCGTGACGGCGCGAGCGCGGGTTCTCGTCTGCCGGCCAGTACCAGGTGGTGCCGTCCAGCGTGCAGCTGGCCAGCTGTTGCTTGGCCAGCATCAATGCCTGCCGGGTCTGTTCGGCCAGATGCGGTGCGCCGTAGCCCAGTAGGCGCACCAGATAAGTCAGGCTGCCCGACGGCAGCGGCGCGTACTTGCGCACCACCAGGTCAATCAGGGCGGCGGCGCGTTCAATCTGTGCCTGCTCGCTGGCATCGACTTCCGCGTGGTCGGCCACCGCGTAGATGCGCGTACCGCTGTCGCGCCGCTGCACGCGCAGCAGGCCACGGTAGTGCATGCCATCCAGCAGGTGCGTGCTGGCATTGCTGGTGCCGCCCCAGTAGTTGGTCACCCGCCCATGCGCGAATGCCTGGTCGACCTCGCGTGGGTGCACGCTGCCGCGCTCGCGCACGAAAGCCAGCACGTCCGCCGCGCGGCGCTGCGTTTCGGCATCCCATGCGCGCTTGGACACGCGCGGGTGCATCAGTGCCAGATGTTCACGTGGCAGGAAGCCGTAGTTCACCAGGCAATCTTCTTCCACCGGCAGGCGCGTATAGCGCCGCTCCAGATCACCGGCGCGGTAGTCCTTCACCCGATGGCGCAGGGTCAGGTCCTGTGCGCGTGCCGGCGCCCGGATCGGGTCAGCCTGCACGAAGCCCAGGCGACGGATCGCGGTCAGCAGCGTGGTGGGTTTGAACAGCGTGCGCGCCACCGCATGGCGACGCAGATCATCGAGGGTGGGCGTGGCAGGCATGGCCGCATTGTAGATCCACGCCATGCATGGAGGGGGCCGTGGCGAACCGTGCAACCGCATCCACGCATGGCGTGGATCTACCGAAGTTCCAACACCTCCAGCGAACCGATCACCAGCGCACGCATGCCCTGCTTGAACTCGGTGATCACCTGGCCCTCTTCGTCGTCGGCAATCCCGTAGACCGTGTCCGCACCGGCAATGCAGTAGAAAGCAATCGTGGCCAGCAGCCAGCGCGCCTTGTCCAGCGGCAGGCCGAACACCTCGGCCACATGGGCTTGGTGCGAGGCGATCTTCTCCAGCGTCGGCGTGGTCGCCACCGAACGGCGCAACAGGTACGGCGGTAGTCCGGGGTGCGCTTTCACCACCTCGCACAGCGATTCCACGAACCCCAGCAGGTAAGCCTGCAGCCCGCCCGGTGCATCGGCCGACGCGCACGGAATCTGCCAGCGCTGGAACACCGTATCGGCCACCAGACGCTTCAAGGCCTCCAGGTTGGCCACACGCTTGTAGAGCGCGGCCTGGGTCACCGCCAGTTCGGCGGCCACGTTGGCCATGGTCAGGTTCGGCAGGCCCAACGTGATGCCGATGTCGGCCAAGCGATCGGGGGTGATGGTGGGCGGACGGCCACGGGCCGACGCCGGGGTTTCAGGGTGCATGTTCATACCGTAGTGAGGGTGCCAGCAAAGGGACCCTCTTGTCCGCTTCATATGGTTTAGTTTAATTTACTCAACTAATTCGGAATGCGTGTGGTTCGCAACCCCGCCGCCGTCCGCAATCGAGCCCATGGCTCACTTCCCGCCAGGTCCCCACCCAGCCGACAACCCTGCGCCGCGCCCTCCCCCGTGCTTGCCGTCGGCAGCGCGCCAGGCGCGCTCGCACCTGCGATTCACAGGAACCTGGCATGACCGTGTACCACCTTTCCTCCCCGCTGCAGCGTGCAGCGGCCGCCGCGACCCGCGTGCATCCGCATCCGCCGATGGCCCGGCGCTACCGGGTGTCGGCCCTCGCGCTGGGGCTGCTGGCATCGTCTGCCGCGCTGGCCGACTCCGCACCATCCACCCTGCCCTCGGTGCAGGTGCAGGAACAGCGCCGGGTCACTGCAGACTATGCGGGCGGCCAGGTGGCCGCCGGCAGCCGCGTCGGCCTGCTTGGCGACAAGGACTTCATGGACACGCCGTTCAATACGGTCAGCTATACCGAGTCCTTCATCCGCGACCGCCAGGCCAAGGACCTGACCGATGTCATCGCCGCCACTGACCCCACGGTGTTCAGCAACGGCGTCACCGGCGCCTGGAGCGAGAACTACGCCATCCGCGGCTTTGCCTCCAACACCAGCGATACCACCTTCAACGGTCTCAGCGGTATGGCGCCGTACTACCGCACCTCGCCGGAGATGTTCGAGCGCATCGAGGTCTTGAAGGGTCCGTCCGCGCTGCTCAACGGCATGCCACCGGGCGGCTCGGTTGGTGGCAGTGTCAACCTGGTGCCCAAGCGTGCCGGCGATCAGCCATTGCTGCGGGTCAGCGCCAACTTCGCCTCCGATGCGCAGTTCGGCACCCATGTGGATATGGGCCGTCGCCTGGGCACAGACAAGCAGTTCGGCATCCGCTTCAACGGCGCGTACCGTGATGGTGATGGCGCCGTGGGCAAGCAGAGCAAGAAGGTACAGCTAGGTTCGCTGGCATTGGACTGGCGCGGCGAACGTGCGCGGCTGTCGGCCGATCTTTACAGCGCCGACGACCGCGTGGACGGCCCGGCGCGTGGCGTCGGTCTGGCACCGGGCGTGGCGATTCCGCGACCGCCGCGTGGCGACACCCTGATCAACCCGGATTGGGCCTACGTGGACAGCCAGGACAAGGGCGCGATGCTGCGTGGCGAGCTGGACATCAACGAACACCTGATGGCCTACCTGGCCTACGGCACCAGCAAGACCGACTACCGCTACAACGGTTCGATCAGTGCGCAGATCCTCAACCCGGCCGGTGACTTCACTACCGTGATCGGCCAGCTGGCGTTCGACATCAAGAAGCAGTCCGGTGACGCTGGCCTGCGCGGCAGCTTCCGTACCGGCAGCGTCGGCCACCAGTGGGCTGCCAACATGACCCATTACCAGCACACCCAGAACGACTACGGCCGCCGCAGCGTGCCGGGCTGGGACTGGACCACGAACCTGTACAACCCGGTGTGGGGCCCGGCGGCGCCGTTCGTGGCACCGCATATCTCGCACACCGAGCTGCGGCTGGACAGCCTCGGCTTCGCCGATACCCTGTCCTTCGCCGAGGACCGCGTGCAGTTGACCGTAGGCGTGCGCCGCCAGCAGGTGGTCAGCGAGACCTTCAATGTCGCCAGCGGTGCACGCACCTCACGCTACGACGAGAGCGCCACTACGCCGGCAGCGGCCCTGCTGGTGAAGGCCACCGACACGGTCTCCCTCTACACCAACTACATCGAAGGCCTCAGCCAGGGCGCCACCGCGCCGATGACCGCCGCCAATGCCGGCGATGTGTTCGCACCCTTCCGCACCAAGCAGAAGGAGCTGGGTCTGAAACTGGACCTCGGCAGCTTCGCGCACACGTTCAGCGTGTACGAGATCAAGCGCCCGAGCAGCTACACCGACCCGGTCACGAATATCTTCTCGTTCGGTGGCGAACAGCGGAACAGTGGCGTGGAATGGGGCTTCTTCGGCTCACCACTGGATGGCGTGCGCCTCCTCGGTGGCGTGGCCTATGTAGAGCCGAAGCTGACCCGCACAGCAGGCGGTGTGAATGAGGGGCGCATCGCCACTGCCGTAGCGCAACGGCAGGCCAAGCTGGGTGTGGAATGGGATGTGCCGACCTTGCAGGGCCTCACCTTGACCGGCAATGCCACGGCGATGTCGAAGCAGTACATCAGTGCCGACAACAGCCTGTCTGTGCCGGGGCGCACGTTGTTTGATGTGGGTGCGCGTTACAACACCACGATGGCCGGACGACCACTTTCCTTGCGCGCCAGCGTGAACAACGTGACCAACAAGGCGTACTGGGGCATGCCGTTGCTTTCCAGCCTGGCGCTGGGCGCACCGAGGACGGTGTTGTTGTCGGCCACGATGGATTTCTGAACCGGGCGGCCTCCGCGCCAGACATGCATCACCTGTAGAGTCGAGCCATGCTCGACTCGCTTCATCAGTAGAGCCAGGCCATGCCTGGCTGCCGCCATGTTGATCCGCCAAAAGCATCCACGCATGGCGTGGATCTACTGAACCTCGGCCTACCCTTTCATTCCGGATGCAGGCGATAGATGGCATGACTGGTCAATGCCAGCGCGGCCAGCTTCAACCCTTCCATCACGCGGTCGCCGACGTAGTGTTCCGGGCCGCCATTCTGGCGGGCGCGTTCGGCCGCCAGAAGGATTTCCTGCACGATGCGCAGCCCGGCCAGCGCACCATCGGCATCGGCCAATGCCATGCATCGGCCCGGCAGTTGATGGCGCTCGGGCCAGGGCTGGCCGTCAGAAGCCGCGCCCAGCCCGATGCGATGCAGCAGGGCCGTCAGGTTGTTGGGATCGGGCGGGATGTCGTGTCCTTCATCGGCATTGGCCGGGACGCGCTGATGGGGGAGCTCCGATGCGTTCATGGCAGGTCTCCGTGCAAGGCATGCGGGACCACCGCCCTTAACAAAGGCGGCGGACGGTGCGTGGCTGGAATCCGGTGGTTGCGTGAAGACAGTCCGGTAGGCACGCTTGCGCGCACCTCCACGCACCGCCCGCCATAAGGCGCGGACGGGTTGTCAGCCGGCGCCGCACAAGGCGACGCCGGCTGACAAGCGCGAACAACACAACCAACGGGGATTCCAGCCCCCGGCCATCCTTTGTCGATGGCAACTCATCATGTGCACAACAGGGTGGCAGGCGCCAACAACCCAAGTGCAAAGACAGCAACGTTCACGCAGTGGCAGCATTGTCGCATATCGACAATCGCGCCGAAAATTCAATAACTTGCACCATGCCGGTGGCGGCATGCTTCACCCGCATCGGCACCGCGCATTCCTTGACCGCATCCGGCATTCAGGACATCCCACATGCCAGTTCCGACATTACGTAAGCAGATGGGCAATCAACGCCAGCACCGCCAGATGCCCCACGTAGTACCCATAGAACGCCCAGCGCCAGCGCGGCAGCCGCCATGGCACGCGCGCCGCAGCCAGCACCACCGGAATGGCCAGCAGTGCCCAGCCATTGTGGTTGGCCCAGCACACCGCCCCGAGACCGACCAGCAGCAGCCACCACGCGCGATGCCGGAATGCGATCCAGCCCAGCAGCACGAAGCCGACACCGGCCCACTGGTAATCCACCAGCATTGGCGCCATGCCCGCCGCCAGCAACAACAGCAGCGGCCGATTGCTGGCCAGTGCATGCACCGCCACCGCGGCCAGCGCGAAAGTGAGCAAAATGTTGAGTGGCAACCAGGAACCGAAGGCCAGTGCATGCAGCGGTTGCGCGACCACGCCCCATACGGCCAGGCGACGGATCGACTTGCGCAGGTCCGCCCCCGGTTGGGCGAGGTTGCAGGCCATCACCAGCGCGAACAGCGGGAACGCGATGCGCCCCAGTTCGCTTATGACCGGCAGGTAGCCGCCGTAGACCACTTTTGCCACGTGGTCACCGGTCATGGTCAGCAGCGCGATCCACTTCAGCAGCTCGCGTGCGCCGCTGCTGAGGCTGGGATCGGGCGTGGACATCCCTGTCGTGGTCGCTTGCATCGCGGAAGCTTATGCGCATCGGCCAGCCCATTTCCAGCACCGCGAAAGCATGTGCCACTGCAGGCAGCGGGCGGCGGCGCTATGCTGGCCGCCCCTGCTTGTGAGACACGCCCCATGCGCACCCTCTACCCCGCCATCGAGCCCTACCGCGAGTTCACCCTGCCGGTGAGCGATCTGCACACTCTGCATATCGAAGAGTGCGGCAGGCCCGAGGGCATCCCGGTGGTGTACCTGCATGGCGGCCCCGGCGCCGGTATCTCGCCCACCCACCGCCGCTTCTTCGACCCGGCGCGCTATCGCATCGTGCTGATCGACCAACGTGGCAGCGGTCGCTCCATGCCGTTCGGCGAGCTGCGCGACAACACCACGCAGGACCTGGTGGCCGACATCGAGAAGGTGCGCGAGCACCTGGGCATCGAGCGCTGGCTGGTTTACGGCGGCTCCTGGGGTTCGACCCTGTCATTGGCGTACGCGCAGGCGCACCCAGAGCGTGCCACCGGCCTGATCGTGCGTGGCGTGTTCCTTGGCCGCGAGATGGAGAACCGCTGGTTCGCCGAGGCCAACGGCGGTGCACGCTGGATCTTCCCGGAACGCTGGGACCGCTACGAGGCCTATATCCCGGAGGTCGAGCGCGGTGACATGCTCGCGGCCTACTGGGCACGCCTGGGCAGCGCCGATGAGGCCACCCGCATCGCGGCCGCGCAGGCCTGGCTGGGCTGGGAAGACAATGCAGCGACCCTGCAGCACGACGTGGATGCCGTGTCCACGGATGACCCGCTGGATACGCTGGCCAAGGCCCGCATCGAAGCGCACTACTTCCGCAACGGCATCTTCCTGGAACCGGACCAGCTGCTGCGCGACATCGATCGCATTCGCCATCTCCCCGGCGTGATCGTGCAGGGCCGCTACGACATCATCTGCCCGCCGCGCAGCGCCTGGGACCTGGCCAAGGCCTGGCCGGAGGCCACGCTGGAGATGGTGACCTCCGGCCACAGCGCGAACGAGCCTGCGACGGTGGATGCGCTGGTGCGCGCCACGGATGCGTTCGCCGACCGTTTCTGAAGGCACGAGGTAGTGCCGGCCGCTGGCCGGCATCCCAGCGCTCTGCCCACCTGTCACGGATTGGCATCGAACACCACCGTCATGTTGCCCTGCCAATGCGAGCCGGGCGACTTCAGCATCTCCGTCACCGCCTCGCGGCCCGCGGTAAATCGAAGCGTCGAACGCCGCTGCATCAGATAGCCATCCGGGGTGAAGCGTGGCGCCCGCGCATCATCCGGCAGCAGCGCTGTGTTCTGCGCAGGCCGTCCATCGCGCACATTGCTCATTCCCGGAATGGTGACGTCAACGTCCACCGGTACCAGCTCATCATTGGCGGCATTCTGAATCCCGCAACGATCATCTACCTCATACTCACATCGCAGCTTCATGCTGAAGTCCATCGACGAGGTCAGGTTGAAAGGGAGCTCCTGATGCAATCGTCTCGGCACCAGACCGTAGTCGATCCATTGAGACCAGCCTCCATCAGGCAC includes the following:
- the pip gene encoding prolyl aminopeptidase, encoding MRTLYPAIEPYREFTLPVSDLHTLHIEECGRPEGIPVVYLHGGPGAGISPTHRRFFDPARYRIVLIDQRGSGRSMPFGELRDNTTQDLVADIEKVREHLGIERWLVYGGSWGSTLSLAYAQAHPERATGLIVRGVFLGREMENRWFAEANGGARWIFPERWDRYEAYIPEVERGDMLAAYWARLGSADEATRIAAAQAWLGWEDNAATLQHDVDAVSTDDPLDTLAKARIEAHYFRNGIFLEPDQLLRDIDRIRHLPGVIVQGRYDIICPPRSAWDLAKAWPEATLEMVTSGHSANEPATVDALVRATDAFADRF